The genomic DNA AGCGTGTTGATGGGCATGAACTGGAGGCCGGTCTGCTCGAAGATGGTCTGCCGCCCGATCTCGGCCACCACCGAGTCCATCACGCCCTCGGTGTACGGGTCCCGGTAGGCGATGGGGTTCCCGAGCAGGCTGCCATCCCGCCCGATGAGGCCGAAGTCCACGCCCCATGTGTCCACGCCGACGCTGCTCAGCCCCCCCTCGCCACGGCCGGCCCAGATGCGCAAGGCCTGCAGCAACTCCCGGAAAAGCCCCAGCACATCCCAATGCAAGTAATCCGGAAGGCGGATCATGGGATTATCGAAGCGATGGATCACGTCCAGGCTCAGCCGCTCGCCGTCAAAGCGCCCGAGGATGGCACGCCCATTCGACGCGCCCAGATCGAAGGCCATGTAATTCTTTTGTGCTGCCATCGGATACCCCCTTGCTGGCATGAGGTGATAATCCACGGAGAGGGACTACGCTCTCTATATAGTCGAGGTAGACACGGATATTATATCATGTAGCGGGATATCCTGCGAGTATATTAGTAAAGGGTAGCGCATCCTTTTCGGTGGAAATTTGGCGGGAGGCTTGGAGGGGCGCCAGTCCCTCCCTCAAGTTTGGCCTTTCGGGTAGCGGAGGGCAATGCCCTCCGCTACCCGCACAAGATACTGAGAGTAATGCGGCAAAGAAAGCCGTATGTCTGGCCATCAAAGGAAAAGGCCAAAGTCCAGGGAGGGGCGCCAGCCCTTCCAACAAACAAGCACCTTTTCCGCCTTTCACCTGCCTCCCTCGGCTCCATCCCTCGGATAAGGCCGAGAAACGGCAGGTACGAGGCGGGAAAAAAGAAATCCGGCTTCTGCCGGAAGCTGGGTTTCTTTAGGGTCTCTTCACCAACGAATCTTTCGATTGATGTAAGGACAAGCATGTCGTATACTTCTCTAGTATCGCGCGACGGAGGTACAACTATGGCGCGTATAGTAGGATCCAAGGGCCAGGTTGTGATCGAGAAACCCATTCGGGACGCTTTAGGGATACGCCCCGGCTATATCGCCGTGCAGAAGTTGGTGGGAGACCACGTGGAGATCCATTTCTACCCACCGGAACATCAAGAGTCGCAACGAGGCGTCTTGGCCGATAAAGCCAAGCGACGCGTCCCTCCCGAAGAATGGTCGAGAGCGAAGGAAGAGGCCTGGAGCAAGGCTGTCACCAGTGAATGGCGGTAAAAACCCCAGCTTCTGCGAAAGCCGGGGTTTTCCATACTCATCCGGCAGGCGACCATTCCATATCCGGGTCCAGCGGATAGATGGGACGCGGCACACGACGATAAGGGAGCTCGGCCATGACCTGCGTGGCATACCCCGGGCTCAGGGCCATGATGGCCCGCGGGGCGCTGTCCCGCAA from Chloroflexota bacterium includes the following:
- a CDS encoding AbrB/MazE/SpoVT family DNA-binding domain-containing protein gives rise to the protein MARIVGSKGQVVIEKPIRDALGIRPGYIAVQKLVGDHVEIHFYPPEHQESQRGVLADKAKRRVPPEEWSRAKEEAWSKAVTSEWR